Proteins from one Triticum aestivum cultivar Chinese Spring chromosome 7A, IWGSC CS RefSeq v2.1, whole genome shotgun sequence genomic window:
- the LOC123147146 gene encoding helicase-like transcription factor CHR28 isoform X2, protein MLAGSMNNDNDNVIDLISDSGDDFDSDSDDPTSTNVTSGENGGGQSVCFQDEDLLRSTPSSSRCNINDNGSGDRTYPHSNSGPRHDSGRASLSSSRLDIAVRERNGLAVDANGNNKRILPSSFASGSTSKSTHPSVASESRKLPSRFTNGNSQRLDDNSIGTNDANGTGQPSSSRFSIRSYSVSNAQKDTMENDDDDVYVYDSPSSHRMLPASFGGHNSASNNELANVNDMQARPNLENRFMDPDESAVYQEALQNISLDKREDDLDEGVLSVSLLKHQKMALAWMVSKENSSHCAGGILADDQGLGKTVSTIALILKQKSQQSKFMCADSDPLKSEALNLDEDDEAVTVVDKAKQSMNDEPKKDLDASLSTAASTSDVKPSSSHMDIVPNRIVVESKVERKKTKTGTSSASSTMRSMTRPAAGTLVVCPASVLKQWANELNDKVSQSARLSVLVYHGGARTKDPSELAKYDVVVTTYTIVANEVPKQNADDDQDQKNGEESSVGNKRKPPSKSKKRKKKLKDSDIDLDSGPVARVRWFRVVLDEAQTIKNFRTQVAKGCCGLRAKRRWCLSGTPIQNSIDELYSYFRFLKYDPYSTYSSFCTMIKHPIARNAVHGYKKLQTVLRIVLLRRTKETKINGEPIINLPPKTIKLQKVDFTKEERAFYLTLEERSRQQFKEYAAAGTVKQNYANILLLLLRLRQACDHPLLVKGHQSVFKGDGSIEMAKQLSKERVIDLLARLEVSALCAVCRDTPEDAVVAMCGHIFCYQCIYERITTDENMCPVPNCRNTLSTESVFSSGTLKICISGKTSTHAIASSSADDGLSSISQSSYISSKIQATVDILNSIINMHALTDSDTIESNPNRVSPVKAIVFSQWTGMLDLLEFSLNSNLIQYRRLDGTMSLNSRDKAVKDFNTDPEVRVMIMSLKAGNLGLNMVAACHVILLDLWWNPYAEDQAIDRAHRIGQTRPVTVSRLTITDTVEDRILSLQEEKRAMVNSAFGEDKSSAHATRLTVDDLRYLFRI, encoded by the exons ATGCTTGCCGGCAGTATGAATAACGATAACGATAATGTTATTGACTTGATATCGGATAGTGGTGATGATTTTGATTCTGACTCTGACGATCCAACTTCTACAAATGTCACATCTGGCGAGAATGGCGGAGGGCAATCAGTCTGCTTTCAGGACGAAGATTTGTTGAGGAGCACTCCCTCTTCTTCCAGGTGTAATATAAATGATAATG GTTCGGGGGACAGAACTTATCCACATTCAAATTCGGGGCCAAGACACGATTCTGGAAGGGCCTCTCTCTCGTCCAGTAGACTTGATATCGCAGTGAGGGAGCGTAATGGTTTGGCAGTGGATGCAAATGGCAATAACAAGAGGATTCttccttcatcttttgccagtggAAGCACGTCAAAATCTACACATCCAAGTGTTGCAAGTGAGAGCCGTAAACTCCCATCACGTTTTACCAATGGAAATTCACAAAGGTTGGATGATAATAGTATAGGAACAAATGATGCCAATGGCACTGGGCAGCCTTCATCTTCAAGGTTCTCAATCCGAAGCTACTCTGTGAGTAATGCCCAGAAGGATACCATGGAAAATGACGATG ATGATGTCTATGTATATGATAGTCCTAGTTCACATAGGATGCTGCCTGCATCTTTTGGAGGCCATAACTCTGCCAGTAACAATGAACTTGCTAATGTTAATGACATGCAAGCTCGTCCAAACCTAGAAAATAGGTTTATGGATCCTGACGAGAGCGCAGTATATCAAGAGGCTCTTCAG AACATTAGTCTGGATAAAAGGGAAGATGATCTCGATGAGGGTGTCTTATCAGTATCTCTGCTTAAGCACCAG AAAATGGCATTAGCTTGGATGGTTTCGAAGGAGAATAGTTCACATTGTGCAGGAGGAATTCTTGCAGATGATCAG GGTCTTGGGAAGACTGTGTCTACAATTGCCCTTATACTAAAACAGAAGAGTCAGCAGTCTAAGTTCATGTGTGCTGATTCAGATCCTTTGAAATCTGAAGCGCTAAACCTTGATGAAGACGATGAGGCAGTGACTGTTGTTGATAAGGCGAAACAGTCTATGAACGATGAACCCAAGAAGGATTTAGACGCTAGTTTATCAACAGCAGCTAGTACTAGTGATGTTAAACCATCTAGTAGTCATATGGATATTGTTCCAAATAGAATTGTTGTTGAAAGCAAAGTTGAACGCAAGAAGACTAAAACAGGCACATCATCTGCATCATCGACCATGCGATCCATGACAAGGCCAGCTGCAGGTACTTTAGTAGTATGCCCTGCTAGTGTTCTTAAGCAGTGGGCTAATGAATTGAATGACAAGGTTAGTCAAAGTGCTAGGTTATCTGTTTTAGTCTACCATGGTGGTGCAAGGACCAAAGATCCAAGTGAGCTGGCAAAATATGATGTCGTTGTCACGACATACACAATTGTGGCGAATGAAGTGCCTAAACAGAATGCTGATGATGACCAAGATCAAAAGAATGGGGAAGAATCTTCTGTTGGTAATAAAAGAAAACCACCAAGCAAAtctaagaaaaggaagaagaaacttAAGGATTCAGATATTGACCTTGACAGTGGCCCAGTTGCCCGGGTACGGTGGTTTCGGGTGGTTCTTGATGAAGCTCAGACGATAAAAAATTTCCGAACTCAAGTGGCTAAAGGCTGTTGTGGACTAAGAGCAAAAAGGAGATGGTGCTTATCAGGAACACCTATACAAAATTCAATCGATGAGCTCTACAGCTATTTCCGTTTCTTGAAATATGATCCATATTCTACATATAGCTCATTTTGTACAATGATAAAGCACCCAATTGCTAGAAATGCAGTCCATGGGTATAAGAAACTACAAACTGTGTTGAGGATAGTTCTCCTGCGTCGCACAAAAG AAACTAAGATAAATGGAGAACCGATCATAAACTTACCTCCAAAGACAATTAAGTTGCAAAAGGTGGATTTCACAAAGGAGGAGCGAGCTTTTTATTTGACACTGGAAGAACGTTCTCGGCAACAGTTCAAG GAATATGCTGCTGCCGGAACAGTCAAACAAAACTATGCCAATATCCTTTTATTGTTGTTGCGCCTTAGGCAGGCTTGTGATCATCCTCTTCTTGTGAAGGGGCATCAGTCGGTATTTAAAGGCGATGGTTCTATAGAGATGGCAAAACAACTTTCCAAGGAAAGGGTAATAGATTTGCTTGCAAGGCTGGAAGTATCAGCGCTTTGTGCTGTATGCCGT GACACACCTGAGGATGCTGTTGTGGCGATGTGTGGTCATATTTTCTGCTATCAGTGTATATACGAGCGGATAACAACTGATGAAAACATGTGCCCCGTCCCTAATTGCAGAAACACGTTAAGTACTGAATCAGTATTTTCATCAGGGACATTAAAGATTTGTATCTCCGGCAAGACCAGTACTCATGCGATAGCGAGTTCATCAGCAGACGATGGGCTATCTTCTATCAGTCAAAGCAGTTACATCTCCTCGAAGATACAAGCGACCGTCGATATACTGAATTCTATCATTAACATGCATGCTCTTACAGACAGTGATACCATTGAATCAAATCCAAACCGAGTATCCCCTGTGAAAGCCATTGTCTTCTCGCAGTGGACTGGCATGCTGGATTTGCTGGAGTTTTCACTGAACAGCAATCTTATACAGTACAGGAGACTAGACGGAACAATGTCCCTCAATTCAAGAGATAAAGCCGTGAAGGATTTTAACACCGACCCAGAG GTTAGAGTTATGATTATGTCATTGAAAGCGGGTAATCTTGGTCTGAACATGGTTGCTGCTTGCCATGTAATACTCCTTGATCTTTGGTGGAATCCTTATGCTGAGGACCAGGCAATTGATAGAGCACACAGAATTGGTCAGACTCGTCCTGTCACTGTCTCTCGTCTAACCATTACAGATACGGTGGAAGATCGTATTTTATCTCTGCAG GAGGAAAAGAGAGCGATGGTCAACTCTGCTTTCGGTGAAGACAAATCCAGTGCCCACGCTACTCGGCTCACTGTAGATGATCTGAGGTATCTGTTTAGGATATGA
- the LOC123147146 gene encoding helicase-like transcription factor CHR28 isoform X1, whose translation MLAGSMNNDNDNVIDLISDSGDDFDSDSDDPTSTNVTSGENGGGQSVCFQDEDLLRSTPSSSRCNINDNGQYRTLPPSFANGIDIEKARYTLGSGDRTYPHSNSGPRHDSGRASLSSSRLDIAVRERNGLAVDANGNNKRILPSSFASGSTSKSTHPSVASESRKLPSRFTNGNSQRLDDNSIGTNDANGTGQPSSSRFSIRSYSVSNAQKDTMENDDDDVYVYDSPSSHRMLPASFGGHNSASNNELANVNDMQARPNLENRFMDPDESAVYQEALQNISLDKREDDLDEGVLSVSLLKHQKMALAWMVSKENSSHCAGGILADDQGLGKTVSTIALILKQKSQQSKFMCADSDPLKSEALNLDEDDEAVTVVDKAKQSMNDEPKKDLDASLSTAASTSDVKPSSSHMDIVPNRIVVESKVERKKTKTGTSSASSTMRSMTRPAAGTLVVCPASVLKQWANELNDKVSQSARLSVLVYHGGARTKDPSELAKYDVVVTTYTIVANEVPKQNADDDQDQKNGEESSVGNKRKPPSKSKKRKKKLKDSDIDLDSGPVARVRWFRVVLDEAQTIKNFRTQVAKGCCGLRAKRRWCLSGTPIQNSIDELYSYFRFLKYDPYSTYSSFCTMIKHPIARNAVHGYKKLQTVLRIVLLRRTKETKINGEPIINLPPKTIKLQKVDFTKEERAFYLTLEERSRQQFKEYAAAGTVKQNYANILLLLLRLRQACDHPLLVKGHQSVFKGDGSIEMAKQLSKERVIDLLARLEVSALCAVCRDTPEDAVVAMCGHIFCYQCIYERITTDENMCPVPNCRNTLSTESVFSSGTLKICISGKTSTHAIASSSADDGLSSISQSSYISSKIQATVDILNSIINMHALTDSDTIESNPNRVSPVKAIVFSQWTGMLDLLEFSLNSNLIQYRRLDGTMSLNSRDKAVKDFNTDPEVRVMIMSLKAGNLGLNMVAACHVILLDLWWNPYAEDQAIDRAHRIGQTRPVTVSRLTITDTVEDRILSLQEEKRAMVNSAFGEDKSSAHATRLTVDDLRYLFRI comes from the exons ATGCTTGCCGGCAGTATGAATAACGATAACGATAATGTTATTGACTTGATATCGGATAGTGGTGATGATTTTGATTCTGACTCTGACGATCCAACTTCTACAAATGTCACATCTGGCGAGAATGGCGGAGGGCAATCAGTCTGCTTTCAGGACGAAGATTTGTTGAGGAGCACTCCCTCTTCTTCCAGGTGTAATATAAATGATAATGGTCAGTACAGAACTCTGCCACCTTCCTTCGCAAATGGTATTGATATTGAGAAAGCCCGTTATACACTAGGTTCGGGGGACAGAACTTATCCACATTCAAATTCGGGGCCAAGACACGATTCTGGAAGGGCCTCTCTCTCGTCCAGTAGACTTGATATCGCAGTGAGGGAGCGTAATGGTTTGGCAGTGGATGCAAATGGCAATAACAAGAGGATTCttccttcatcttttgccagtggAAGCACGTCAAAATCTACACATCCAAGTGTTGCAAGTGAGAGCCGTAAACTCCCATCACGTTTTACCAATGGAAATTCACAAAGGTTGGATGATAATAGTATAGGAACAAATGATGCCAATGGCACTGGGCAGCCTTCATCTTCAAGGTTCTCAATCCGAAGCTACTCTGTGAGTAATGCCCAGAAGGATACCATGGAAAATGACGATG ATGATGTCTATGTATATGATAGTCCTAGTTCACATAGGATGCTGCCTGCATCTTTTGGAGGCCATAACTCTGCCAGTAACAATGAACTTGCTAATGTTAATGACATGCAAGCTCGTCCAAACCTAGAAAATAGGTTTATGGATCCTGACGAGAGCGCAGTATATCAAGAGGCTCTTCAG AACATTAGTCTGGATAAAAGGGAAGATGATCTCGATGAGGGTGTCTTATCAGTATCTCTGCTTAAGCACCAG AAAATGGCATTAGCTTGGATGGTTTCGAAGGAGAATAGTTCACATTGTGCAGGAGGAATTCTTGCAGATGATCAG GGTCTTGGGAAGACTGTGTCTACAATTGCCCTTATACTAAAACAGAAGAGTCAGCAGTCTAAGTTCATGTGTGCTGATTCAGATCCTTTGAAATCTGAAGCGCTAAACCTTGATGAAGACGATGAGGCAGTGACTGTTGTTGATAAGGCGAAACAGTCTATGAACGATGAACCCAAGAAGGATTTAGACGCTAGTTTATCAACAGCAGCTAGTACTAGTGATGTTAAACCATCTAGTAGTCATATGGATATTGTTCCAAATAGAATTGTTGTTGAAAGCAAAGTTGAACGCAAGAAGACTAAAACAGGCACATCATCTGCATCATCGACCATGCGATCCATGACAAGGCCAGCTGCAGGTACTTTAGTAGTATGCCCTGCTAGTGTTCTTAAGCAGTGGGCTAATGAATTGAATGACAAGGTTAGTCAAAGTGCTAGGTTATCTGTTTTAGTCTACCATGGTGGTGCAAGGACCAAAGATCCAAGTGAGCTGGCAAAATATGATGTCGTTGTCACGACATACACAATTGTGGCGAATGAAGTGCCTAAACAGAATGCTGATGATGACCAAGATCAAAAGAATGGGGAAGAATCTTCTGTTGGTAATAAAAGAAAACCACCAAGCAAAtctaagaaaaggaagaagaaacttAAGGATTCAGATATTGACCTTGACAGTGGCCCAGTTGCCCGGGTACGGTGGTTTCGGGTGGTTCTTGATGAAGCTCAGACGATAAAAAATTTCCGAACTCAAGTGGCTAAAGGCTGTTGTGGACTAAGAGCAAAAAGGAGATGGTGCTTATCAGGAACACCTATACAAAATTCAATCGATGAGCTCTACAGCTATTTCCGTTTCTTGAAATATGATCCATATTCTACATATAGCTCATTTTGTACAATGATAAAGCACCCAATTGCTAGAAATGCAGTCCATGGGTATAAGAAACTACAAACTGTGTTGAGGATAGTTCTCCTGCGTCGCACAAAAG AAACTAAGATAAATGGAGAACCGATCATAAACTTACCTCCAAAGACAATTAAGTTGCAAAAGGTGGATTTCACAAAGGAGGAGCGAGCTTTTTATTTGACACTGGAAGAACGTTCTCGGCAACAGTTCAAG GAATATGCTGCTGCCGGAACAGTCAAACAAAACTATGCCAATATCCTTTTATTGTTGTTGCGCCTTAGGCAGGCTTGTGATCATCCTCTTCTTGTGAAGGGGCATCAGTCGGTATTTAAAGGCGATGGTTCTATAGAGATGGCAAAACAACTTTCCAAGGAAAGGGTAATAGATTTGCTTGCAAGGCTGGAAGTATCAGCGCTTTGTGCTGTATGCCGT GACACACCTGAGGATGCTGTTGTGGCGATGTGTGGTCATATTTTCTGCTATCAGTGTATATACGAGCGGATAACAACTGATGAAAACATGTGCCCCGTCCCTAATTGCAGAAACACGTTAAGTACTGAATCAGTATTTTCATCAGGGACATTAAAGATTTGTATCTCCGGCAAGACCAGTACTCATGCGATAGCGAGTTCATCAGCAGACGATGGGCTATCTTCTATCAGTCAAAGCAGTTACATCTCCTCGAAGATACAAGCGACCGTCGATATACTGAATTCTATCATTAACATGCATGCTCTTACAGACAGTGATACCATTGAATCAAATCCAAACCGAGTATCCCCTGTGAAAGCCATTGTCTTCTCGCAGTGGACTGGCATGCTGGATTTGCTGGAGTTTTCACTGAACAGCAATCTTATACAGTACAGGAGACTAGACGGAACAATGTCCCTCAATTCAAGAGATAAAGCCGTGAAGGATTTTAACACCGACCCAGAG GTTAGAGTTATGATTATGTCATTGAAAGCGGGTAATCTTGGTCTGAACATGGTTGCTGCTTGCCATGTAATACTCCTTGATCTTTGGTGGAATCCTTATGCTGAGGACCAGGCAATTGATAGAGCACACAGAATTGGTCAGACTCGTCCTGTCACTGTCTCTCGTCTAACCATTACAGATACGGTGGAAGATCGTATTTTATCTCTGCAG GAGGAAAAGAGAGCGATGGTCAACTCTGCTTTCGGTGAAGACAAATCCAGTGCCCACGCTACTCGGCTCACTGTAGATGATCTGAGGTATCTGTTTAGGATATGA